AATCTCGCTTCATTAGAACGGTCAAGCGCTGACAACAAGAACATAATAAAGTAGATTGTGATGTTTGTTCCGAGTGGCGCCCATGCGAGACTAACAATATAAGCGCCTCCGATTCCAGGTAGACCTAAAAATATTTCTTTTAACAGCATTACGATACTAAGTGTTAAAAGTAAAAGCTTCATCATACGTTTCATATTATAAACCTCCATTAATAACACGCCTGTAACAAAATACTTTTGTTACATTGATTATATCATGGTATAATGAACTATTGAATTGTACTGCTTAGCGTATAAGAAGTTATCGATAGATATAATTTCTTCTATATAATATGTAGAATTCTTTTTTTATTAGTCGATAGAATTCCCCAAGACGAACATATATAATTCTCTCCAAAAAACTTTTTATAAATATCCACTTATCTATTGCTAAATGATTAATATTCGTGTATTATATCTACTGTTGGACTTTAAAAAGCGATGAAGCGAGAGGTTACTGACACACCCGGCCGCTTTGCCATGGCGATGTGTGAGACAATTTTCGTGGAGAAGTCTATCAAACTAAAATAGACGTACAAGAGGAGGTAAAATTATGGCAAAACAAAAAATTCGTATTCGTTTGAAAGCGTATGATCACCGCATTATCGATCAATCAGCTGAAAAAATCGTAGAAACTGCAAAACGTTCAGGTGCAGAAGTATCAGGACCGATTCCGTTACCAACGGAAAAAACAGTTTATACAATTATCCGTGCCGTTCATAAGTACAAAGATTCTCGTGAACAGTTCGAGCAACGCACGCACAAACGTTTAATCGACATCGTTAACCCAACACCTAAAACAGTTGATGCTCTTATGGGCTTAAACTTACCATCAGGTGTAGACATCGAAATCAAATTATAATAAAAAGTAGGAGGTGCGACTTTCGATGACCAAAGGAATCTTAGGAAGAAAAGTAGGAATGACTCAAGTTTTCGGTGAAAACGGAGAATTAATTCCAGTAACAGTAGTAGAAGCAGCACAAAACGTAGTATTACAAAAGAAAACTGAAGAAGTTGATGGTTACTCATCAATCCAAATCGGTTTTGAAGACAAACAAGCTTATAAAGCAGACCGCAAATCAAACAAATTTGCAACGAAACCAGCTGAAGGCCATGCTAAAAAAGCAGGCACAGCACCTAAGCGCTTCATTCGTGAATTCAGAAATGTAGATGCTGAAGCTTACGAAGTAGGTCAAGAAGTCACTGTGGATACATTCCAAGCTGGTGACATTGTTGACGTGACAGGAGTTTCTAAAGGTAAAGGTTTCCAAGGTGCTATTAAGCGCCACGGACAGTCACGTGGACCAATGAGTCACGGTTCTCGTTACCACAGACGCCCAGGTTCAATGGGTATGGCATCTGACGCTTCTAAAGTATTTAAAGGTAAAGCATTACCAGGCCGTATGGGTGGTAATACAGTTACTATGCAAAACTTAGAAATCGTTAAAGTAGACGCTGAAAACAACGTAATCTTAGTAAAAGGTAATGTACCAGGACCTAAAAAAGGTTTAGTTAAAATTCAAACTTCAATTAAAAAAGGTAATAAATAGTATCTGCGAAAGGAGGAAATAACATAATGGCTAATTATGATGTATTAAAAGTAGATGGAACAAAAGCAGGTTCAATCGAATTAAACGATAACGTATTCGGAATCGAGCCTAATCAACATGTATTATTCGAAGCGATCAACTTACAAAGAGCTTCAATGCGTCAAGGTACTCACGCAGTCAAAAATCGTTCAGCAGTGAGCGGTGGTGGACGTAAACCTTGGAAACAAAAAGGTACAGGTCGTGCACGTCAAGGTACAATCCGTGCGCCACAATGGCGTGGTGGTGGTATCGTATTCGGACCAACACCAAGAAGTTATTCATACAAAATGCCTAAGAAAATGCGTCGTTTAGCTTTACGTTCAGCTTTATCAGCGAAAGTACAAGAAAACGCATTTACAGTTTTAGAGTCATTAACATTTGATGCTCCTAAAACAAAAGAATTCAAAAACATGACAACTACTTTAGAATTACCTAAAAAAGTGTTGTTCATCGTTGAAGCTGAAGATGTAAACGTAGCTTTATCAGCTCGTAACATCCCAGGCGTAACTGTTATTACTACTACTGGTCTAAACGTATTAGATATCGTTCATGCGAACCAAGTAGTAATGACTAAAGGTGCAGTTGAAAAAGTAGAGGAGGTGCTTGGTTAATGGAAAATCGCGATATTATTAAGCGCCCCGTTATCACAGAACGTTCATCTGAACAAATGGCACAAGATAAATACACTTTCGATGTAGATACTCGTGCTAACAAAACTCAAATCAAAATTGCAATTGAAGATATCTTCAATGTAAAAGTAGATAAAGTAAACGTTATGAACTACAAAGCTAAGAAAAAACGTGTTGGCCGTTACAACGGTTACACAAACAAAAGAAGAAAAGCGATCGTAACTTTAAAAGAAGGTTCAATCGACTTCTTCAACTAAAATAAACATTTACCATTAAGGAGGTAAAACGACAATGGCAATTAAACATTATAAGCCAATAACAAACGGTCGTCGTAATATGACAGGTTCAGATTTCGCTGAAATTACGTCAACGTCACCTGAAAAGTCATTACTTGCTCCCCTTCCGAGAAAAGCGGGACGTAATAACCAAGGTAAGTTAACTGTACGTCACAGAGGTGGCGGTCATAAACGTCAATACCGTATTATTGATTTCAAACGTAACAAAGATGGTATCCCTGCGAAAGTGGCAACGATCGAGTACGATCCAAACCGTTCAGCAAATATCGCATTATTACATTACTTAGATGGTGAGAAACGTTACATCATCGCACCTAAAGGTTTAACTGTAGGTACTCAAGTAGTTAACGGACCAGAAGCAGATATTAAAGTAGGTAACTGTTTACCACTTCAAAATATCCCAGTTGGTACAGTTATCCACAATATCGAGTTAAAACCTGGTAAAGGTGGACAATTAGTACGTTCAGCTGGAACAAGTGCACAAGTACTTGGTAAAGAAGGTAAATACGTATTAGTTCGTTTAAAATCTGGTGAAGTTCGTATGATCTTATCAACTTGCCGCGCTACAATCGGTCAAGTAGGTAACGAACAGCACGAATTAATTAACATCGGTAAAGCCGGACGTTCAAGATGGAAAGGTATCCGTCCTACAGTTCGTGGTTCTGTAATGAACCCTAACGATCACCCGCACGGTGGTGGTGAAGGTCGTACTTCAATCGGTCGTCCATCTCCAATGTCACCATGGGGTAAACCAACTCTTGGTAAGAAAACTCGTAAGAAGAAAAACCGTTCTAACAAACTTATCGTTCGTGGACGTAAAAAATAATAATAACTTACTCAAGTTAGCGGCCTAGCCGCTAACATAGCAGTAAGAATGAGGGAGGCGCCATAATGGCTCGTAGTCTTAAAAAAGGACCTTTCATCGATGATCACTTAATGAAAAAAGTTGAAGCATTAGAGGAAGGCGGCAAAAAAACAGTAATCAAAACTTGGTCACGTCGCTCTACAATTTTCCCAAACTTTATTG
Above is a window of Macrococcoides canis DNA encoding:
- the rpsJ gene encoding 30S ribosomal protein S10 gives rise to the protein MAKQKIRIRLKAYDHRIIDQSAEKIVETAKRSGAEVSGPIPLPTEKTVYTIIRAVHKYKDSREQFEQRTHKRLIDIVNPTPKTVDALMGLNLPSGVDIEIKL
- the rplC gene encoding 50S ribosomal protein L3, yielding MTKGILGRKVGMTQVFGENGELIPVTVVEAAQNVVLQKKTEEVDGYSSIQIGFEDKQAYKADRKSNKFATKPAEGHAKKAGTAPKRFIREFRNVDAEAYEVGQEVTVDTFQAGDIVDVTGVSKGKGFQGAIKRHGQSRGPMSHGSRYHRRPGSMGMASDASKVFKGKALPGRMGGNTVTMQNLEIVKVDAENNVILVKGNVPGPKKGLVKIQTSIKKGNK
- the rplD gene encoding 50S ribosomal protein L4; its protein translation is MANYDVLKVDGTKAGSIELNDNVFGIEPNQHVLFEAINLQRASMRQGTHAVKNRSAVSGGGRKPWKQKGTGRARQGTIRAPQWRGGGIVFGPTPRSYSYKMPKKMRRLALRSALSAKVQENAFTVLESLTFDAPKTKEFKNMTTTLELPKKVLFIVEAEDVNVALSARNIPGVTVITTTGLNVLDIVHANQVVMTKGAVEKVEEVLG
- the rplW gene encoding 50S ribosomal protein L23, with protein sequence MENRDIIKRPVITERSSEQMAQDKYTFDVDTRANKTQIKIAIEDIFNVKVDKVNVMNYKAKKKRVGRYNGYTNKRRKAIVTLKEGSIDFFN
- the rplB gene encoding 50S ribosomal protein L2 — encoded protein: MAIKHYKPITNGRRNMTGSDFAEITSTSPEKSLLAPLPRKAGRNNQGKLTVRHRGGGHKRQYRIIDFKRNKDGIPAKVATIEYDPNRSANIALLHYLDGEKRYIIAPKGLTVGTQVVNGPEADIKVGNCLPLQNIPVGTVIHNIELKPGKGGQLVRSAGTSAQVLGKEGKYVLVRLKSGEVRMILSTCRATIGQVGNEQHELINIGKAGRSRWKGIRPTVRGSVMNPNDHPHGGGEGRTSIGRPSPMSPWGKPTLGKKTRKKKNRSNKLIVRGRKK